The proteins below are encoded in one region of Streptomyces roseirectus:
- a CDS encoding RNA polymerase sigma factor SigF, whose protein sequence is MALTVSASTAPPQEAEETVPEPSEPPEPSEKQRRGADTRALTTVLFGQLKNLMPGTPEHRRVRTALIEANLPLVRYAAARFRSRNEPMEDVVQVGTIGLINAIDRFDPDRGVQFPTFAMPTVVGEIKRYFRDNVRTVHVPRRLHELWVQVNGATEDLTTAFGRTPTTAEIAERLRISEDEVLSCIEAGRSYHATSLEAAQEGDGLPGLLDRIGYEDPALDGVEHRDLVRHLLVQLPEREQRILLLRYYSNLTQSQISAELGVSQMHVSRLLARSFQRLRSANRIEA, encoded by the coding sequence GTGGCGTTGACCGTGTCGGCCAGTACTGCGCCACCCCAAGAAGCTGAGGAAACGGTTCCGGAGCCCTCGGAGCCTCCGGAGCCTTCGGAGAAGCAGCGGCGGGGTGCCGATACCCGGGCTCTGACTACCGTCCTCTTCGGGCAGCTCAAGAACCTCATGCCGGGTACGCCGGAGCACCGCCGGGTGCGTACGGCGCTCATCGAGGCGAACCTGCCGCTCGTGCGCTACGCCGCCGCGCGGTTCCGCTCCCGCAACGAGCCGATGGAGGACGTCGTCCAGGTCGGGACGATCGGGCTGATCAACGCGATCGACCGGTTCGACCCCGACCGGGGCGTGCAGTTCCCGACGTTCGCGATGCCGACGGTCGTCGGGGAGATCAAGCGGTACTTCCGGGACAACGTGCGGACGGTGCACGTGCCGCGCCGGCTGCACGAGCTGTGGGTGCAGGTGAACGGGGCGACGGAGGATCTGACGACGGCGTTCGGGCGGACGCCCACGACCGCCGAGATCGCCGAGCGGCTGCGGATCAGCGAGGACGAGGTGCTGTCCTGCATCGAGGCCGGGCGGTCGTACCACGCGACGTCGCTGGAGGCCGCGCAGGAGGGCGACGGGCTGCCGGGGCTGCTGGACCGGATCGGGTACGAGGATCCCGCGCTGGACGGCGTCGAGCACCGGGATCTGGTCCGCCACCTGCTCGTGCAGCTGCCCGAGCGGGAGCAGCGGATCCTGTTGCTGCGTTACTACAGCAACTTGACGCAGTCGCAGATCAGCGCGGAGCTGGGGGTCTCCCAGATGCACGTGTCGCGGCTGCTGGCGCGGTCCTTCCAGCGGCTGCGGTCGGCGAACCGGATCGAGGCATAG
- a CDS encoding DUF397 domain-containing protein, translating to MRAINLSNITWHRSSYSNSSGGECLEVSADLLGTADWRKSSYSNSDGGQCLEFAPNLPSLVPVRDSKDPSLGALLFTAGSWNTFVDSVKGDR from the coding sequence ATGCGAGCCATCAACCTGAGCAACATCACGTGGCACCGGAGCAGCTACAGCAACTCATCCGGCGGCGAGTGCCTCGAAGTCTCCGCCGACCTGCTGGGCACCGCCGACTGGCGTAAGAGCAGCTACAGCAACTCCGACGGCGGCCAATGCCTTGAGTTCGCCCCCAACCTCCCCTCCCTCGTCCCCGTCCGTGACAGCAAGGACCCCTCCCTCGGCGCCCTCCTCTTCACCGCCGGCTCGTGGAACACCTTCGTCGACTCCGTCAAGGGCGACCGCTAA
- a CDS encoding MFS transporter, with amino-acid sequence MATTTPPGVRAHGKHGGGAQNPAHAPKSHAPKSHAPMSHRQILEALSGLLLGMFAAILSSTIVSNALPEIIKDLGGGQSAYTWVVTASLLAMTASTPLWGKLADLVSKKLLVQIGLVIYIVGSVVAGLAPNSGVLIGARVVQGLGAGGLTALAQIIMAAMISPRERGRYSGYLGATFAVATVGGPLIGGVITDTSWLGWRWCLYVGVPFALIALIVLQKTLHLPEAKREVKVDWTGGFFITAAVSLLLVWVTFADDKYDWLSWQTYTMVGGSVLLAALFVFTETKASEPIIPLHLFRNRTISLASVASMFVGIAMFSGTVFFSQYFQIARDKSPTMSGVMTIPMIAGLFVSSTVSGQIITKTGKWKAWLVSGGALLTAGLGLLGTMRYDTDYWKIALFMAVMGLGIGMMMQNLVLSTQNQVAPHELGAASSVVTFFRSLGGAVGVAALGSVMSTRITHYAKDTIATLDPQSQMAAAKASGSGAIPDMNALPGPVRTWLESAYGHGIADIFLYVAPIAFLAFFVTLFIKEVPLRTTGAIAQAAGQTEAAETVTVTTPSWAEVEAPAEEKVPALAGATAAQATPVTATAVQASPVAATASLGTGDSNGTGTPIHGHVRGAENAPVPHAAVTLISLTGRQLGRAVAQFDGSYGVDAPGAGSYVLIASADGFQPQASTIVVNGEPVAYDILLSGTSGLAGVVRAAASGDGVKDAMVVVTDVRGDLLATGTTGEHGEFSFGELVPGAVTVAVNASGFRPRALPVEIGTTGVTRAEVVLDAGAHLQGVVRAPYGPLADARVTLVDAAGNVVGTSTTGHDGAYAFSDLDSGEYTVIATGYPPVAAALTVAGHGVDGHDIELAHPGE; translated from the coding sequence ATGGCTACCACCACACCCCCCGGTGTGCGGGCCCACGGCAAGCACGGGGGCGGCGCGCAGAACCCCGCGCACGCACCCAAGTCGCACGCACCCAAGTCGCACGCCCCGATGTCCCACCGGCAGATCCTGGAGGCCCTGTCCGGGCTGTTGCTCGGCATGTTCGCGGCGATCCTGTCGTCGACGATCGTGTCGAACGCGCTGCCCGAGATCATCAAGGACCTCGGCGGCGGCCAGTCCGCGTACACGTGGGTCGTCACCGCGTCGCTGCTGGCGATGACCGCGTCCACCCCCCTCTGGGGCAAGCTCGCTGACCTGGTCAGCAAGAAGCTGCTGGTCCAGATAGGGCTGGTCATCTACATCGTCGGGTCGGTCGTCGCCGGGCTCGCGCCGAACTCCGGCGTGCTGATCGGCGCGCGCGTCGTGCAGGGCCTCGGCGCGGGCGGCCTGACCGCGCTCGCGCAGATCATCATGGCCGCGATGATCTCGCCGCGGGAGCGGGGACGGTACTCCGGGTACCTGGGAGCCACGTTCGCGGTCGCGACCGTCGGCGGCCCCCTGATCGGCGGCGTCATCACGGACACCAGCTGGCTCGGCTGGCGCTGGTGCCTGTACGTCGGCGTCCCGTTCGCGCTGATCGCGCTGATCGTGCTCCAGAAGACGCTGCACCTGCCCGAGGCCAAGCGCGAGGTCAAGGTCGACTGGACCGGCGGGTTCTTCATCACCGCCGCCGTCAGCCTGCTCCTCGTCTGGGTCACCTTCGCGGACGACAAGTACGACTGGCTCTCCTGGCAGACGTACACGATGGTCGGCGGGTCGGTGCTGCTGGCCGCGCTGTTCGTGTTCACCGAGACGAAGGCCAGCGAGCCGATCATCCCGCTGCACCTGTTCCGCAACCGGACCATCTCCCTCGCCTCCGTCGCGTCGATGTTCGTCGGCATCGCGATGTTCTCCGGCACGGTGTTCTTCAGCCAGTACTTCCAGATCGCCCGCGACAAGTCCCCGACGATGTCCGGCGTGATGACGATCCCGATGATCGCCGGCCTCTTCGTCTCCTCGACCGTCTCCGGGCAGATCATCACCAAGACCGGCAAGTGGAAGGCGTGGCTCGTCTCGGGCGGCGCGCTGCTGACCGCCGGGCTCGGGCTGCTCGGCACGATGCGCTACGACACCGACTACTGGAAGATCGCCCTGTTCATGGCGGTCATGGGCCTCGGCATCGGCATGATGATGCAGAACCTGGTCCTCTCCACGCAGAACCAGGTCGCCCCGCACGAACTCGGCGCCGCCTCCTCGGTCGTCACCTTCTTCCGCTCCCTCGGCGGCGCGGTCGGCGTCGCGGCGCTCGGCTCGGTCATGTCGACGCGGATCACGCACTACGCCAAGGACACGATCGCCACCCTCGACCCGCAGTCCCAGATGGCCGCCGCGAAGGCGAGCGGGTCCGGCGCGATCCCCGACATGAACGCCCTGCCCGGCCCCGTCCGCACCTGGCTGGAGAGCGCGTACGGGCACGGCATCGCCGACATCTTCCTGTACGTCGCCCCGATCGCGTTCCTCGCGTTCTTCGTGACGCTGTTCATCAAGGAGGTCCCGTTGCGGACGACGGGCGCGATCGCGCAGGCCGCGGGCCAGACCGAGGCGGCGGAGACGGTGACGGTGACGACCCCGTCGTGGGCGGAAGTCGAGGCGCCGGCCGAGGAGAAGGTGCCCGCGCTCGCCGGAGCAACTGCCGCGCAGGCAACGCCCGTTACGGCAACCGCCGTACAGGCAAGCCCCGTTGCCGCCACCGCCTCCCTCGGCACCGGCGACAGCAACGGCACCGGCACCCCCATCCACGGCCACGTCCGAGGCGCCGAGAACGCCCCCGTCCCCCACGCCGCCGTCACCCTCATCTCCCTCACCGGCCGCCAACTCGGCCGCGCGGTCGCCCAGTTCGACGGCTCCTACGGCGTCGACGCCCCCGGCGCCGGCTCGTACGTCCTGATCGCCTCCGCCGACGGCTTCCAGCCGCAGGCGTCCACGATCGTCGTGAACGGCGAGCCGGTCGCGTACGACATCCTGCTCAGCGGGACCAGCGGGCTCGCAGGCGTCGTCCGCGCCGCCGCGAGCGGGGACGGCGTCAAGGACGCGATGGTCGTCGTCACGGACGTCCGAGGGGATCTCCTCGCGACCGGGACGACCGGGGAGCACGGCGAGTTCTCGTTCGGGGAGCTGGTGCCGGGCGCGGTGACCGTCGCCGTCAACGCGAGCGGGTTCCGGCCGCGCGCCCTGCCCGTCGAGATCGGCACGACCGGGGTGACCCGCGCCGAGGTCGTCCTCGACGCCGGCGCGCACCTCCAGGGCGTCGTCCGCGCCCCCTACGGCCCCCTCGCCGACGCCCGCGTGACGCTGGTCGACGCGGCCGGGAACGTCGTCGGGACCTCGACGACCGGGCACGACGGCGCGTACGCCTTCTCCGACCTCGACAGCGGGGAGTACACGGTGATCGCGACGGGGTACCCGCCGGTCGCCGCCGCGCTGACCGTCGCCGGGCACGGGGTCGACGGGCACGACATCGAACTCGCCCACCCGGGCGAGTGA
- a CDS encoding RNA polymerase sigma factor SigF, with translation MSADQGSSKVLTLAKSASAPAVPAEPDPLDDVTADVPADLSTGPSPALPAPTEAIDTRTLSRSLFLRLATLDEDSPERAYVRDTLIELNLPLVRYAAARFRSRNEPMEDIVQVGTIGLIKAIDRFDCERGVEFPTFAMPTVVGEIKRFFRDTSWSVRVPRRLQELRLALTKASDELSQKLDRSPTVPELAAILGVSEEDVVDGLAVGNAYTASSLDSPAPEDDGGEGSLADRLGYEDTALEGVEYRESLKPLLAKLPPRERRIIMLRFFANMTQSQIGEEVGISQMHVSRLLTRTLAQLRDGLISD, from the coding sequence ATGTCCGCAGACCAGGGCAGCTCGAAGGTGCTCACGCTCGCGAAGAGCGCGTCCGCGCCCGCCGTGCCCGCCGAGCCGGACCCGCTCGACGACGTCACGGCCGACGTCCCGGCAGACCTCAGCACCGGGCCGTCTCCGGCGCTTCCCGCCCCCACGGAGGCGATCGACACCCGCACCCTGTCCCGCTCCCTGTTCCTGCGGCTCGCCACGCTCGACGAGGACAGCCCCGAGCGCGCGTACGTCCGTGACACGCTCATCGAACTCAACCTCCCGCTCGTGCGGTACGCGGCGGCCCGTTTCCGGTCGCGCAACGAGCCGATGGAGGACATCGTCCAGGTCGGCACGATCGGGCTGATCAAGGCGATCGACCGGTTCGACTGCGAACGGGGCGTGGAATTCCCGACGTTCGCGATGCCGACCGTCGTCGGGGAGATCAAGCGGTTCTTCCGGGACACGTCGTGGTCGGTGCGGGTGCCTCGGCGGCTTCAGGAGCTGCGGCTCGCGCTCACGAAGGCCAGCGACGAGCTGTCCCAGAAGCTCGACCGGTCGCCGACCGTGCCCGAACTCGCCGCGATTCTCGGGGTGTCGGAGGAGGACGTCGTCGACGGGCTCGCCGTCGGGAACGCGTACACGGCGTCCTCGCTGGACTCGCCGGCTCCCGAGGACGACGGTGGCGAAGGGTCGTTGGCGGATCGGCTGGGGTACGAGGACACGGCGCTCGAGGGGGTCGAGTACCGGGAGTCGCTTAAGCCGCTTCTCGCGAAGCTGCCGCCCCGGGAGCGGCGGATCATCATGCTTCGGTTCTTCGCGAACATGACGCAGTCGCAGATCGGGGAAGAGGTCGGGATCTCGCAGATGCACGTGTCGCGGTTGCTCACGCGGACGTTGGCCCAGCTGCGGGACGGGCTCATCTCCGACTGA
- a CDS encoding helix-turn-helix domain-containing protein produces MSRRLPVTGKSQEPRERFRQVIKELREARGLNFRQLADRLGWDKSLLSRLESGATIGSAQVAMGLDTFYGTTPFILTLWELAIADAAQFRPKYQQYMKYEAQALALWHYGVIRPPGLLQTEGYAREALAAGGFVGEELERQIDARVGRQAVLLGEGAPDFRTILSEAVLRNSLRDPAAWREQLEHLLEVSELPNVTIQVLPFGSGQHGLVNTDMMFLKLADGRTVAYTENDVRGDLFEEPSMVRGLNRAYDSVRDLAKNPVESRQIIMRMLEDVPCEPST; encoded by the coding sequence ATGTCACGGAGGCTGCCGGTCACGGGGAAGAGTCAGGAACCTCGGGAACGGTTCAGGCAGGTGATCAAGGAGTTGCGCGAGGCACGGGGCCTGAATTTCAGGCAGTTGGCGGACCGGTTGGGGTGGGACAAGTCGCTGCTCAGCAGGTTGGAGAGCGGGGCGACGATCGGTAGCGCGCAGGTCGCGATGGGGCTGGACACGTTCTACGGGACGACGCCGTTCATCTTGACGTTGTGGGAGCTGGCGATTGCGGATGCGGCGCAGTTCCGGCCGAAGTATCAGCAGTACATGAAGTACGAGGCGCAGGCGCTCGCCCTCTGGCACTACGGCGTCATCCGGCCGCCAGGTCTGCTCCAGACAGAGGGCTACGCCCGTGAAGCACTCGCGGCGGGTGGCTTCGTGGGGGAGGAACTGGAGCGGCAGATCGACGCCCGCGTCGGGCGACAAGCGGTGTTGTTGGGAGAGGGCGCGCCCGATTTCCGCACGATCCTCTCCGAGGCGGTGCTGCGGAATTCGCTGCGCGATCCGGCCGCGTGGCGCGAGCAGTTGGAGCACCTGCTGGAGGTGTCGGAACTCCCCAACGTCACCATCCAGGTACTGCCGTTCGGCTCTGGGCAGCACGGTCTGGTCAACACCGACATGATGTTCCTCAAGCTCGCGGACGGGAGAACTGTGGCCTACACGGAGAACGACGTGCGCGGCGATCTGTTCGAGGAACCAAGCATGGTTAGGGGTCTGAACCGTGCCTATGATTCCGTACGTGACTTGGCCAAGAACCCCGTCGAGTCGCGGCAGATCATCATGCGGATGCTGGAGGACGTGCCATGCGAGCCATCAACCTGA
- a CDS encoding YceI family protein — MALSARIRTKDGWAVSHAVVTVTDMTGTQVLRAEADDDGVVRDGTPLAPGAHTVIITAVGYAPSASTALVTASGRAEVGNVVLARQGGNELPPPGTWTVDPAHSTVGAVAQHLGISSVRGRFTEFSAVVEVAPDDVTKSRVEAVIRAASIDTGNGMRDDHLRSADFLDVETYPEITYRSSGLSVAGPDRWTVHGELGMRGVVRDVDLDLSYLGTGGDPWGGTRAAFRATAELRREDFAMNYNQVVAVGIAAIGTTLRVELDVQAVRGDLG, encoded by the coding sequence ATGGCGCTGAGCGCGAGGATCCGGACGAAGGACGGGTGGGCGGTCTCCCACGCGGTCGTGACGGTGACCGACATGACGGGGACGCAGGTGCTGCGGGCCGAGGCGGACGACGACGGGGTCGTCCGGGACGGGACGCCGCTCGCGCCCGGCGCGCACACGGTCATCATCACGGCCGTGGGGTACGCGCCCTCGGCGTCCACGGCGCTGGTGACCGCGAGCGGGCGGGCGGAGGTCGGGAACGTCGTCCTCGCCCGGCAGGGCGGCAACGAGCTGCCGCCGCCCGGCACTTGGACCGTCGATCCCGCGCACTCGACCGTGGGGGCCGTCGCCCAGCACCTCGGGATCTCCAGTGTGCGGGGGCGGTTCACGGAGTTCTCGGCGGTCGTCGAGGTCGCGCCCGACGACGTCACCAAGTCCCGGGTGGAGGCGGTGATCCGGGCTGCTTCCATCGACACGGGGAACGGGATGCGGGACGACCATCTCCGGTCGGCTGACTTCCTCGACGTCGAGACGTATCCCGAAATCACGTACCGGTCCAGCGGGTTGAGTGTCGCCGGGCCCGATCGGTGGACTGTGCACGGGGAGTTGGGGATGCGGGGGGTCGTGCGGGACGTCGATCTCGATCTCTCGTACCTCGGGACCGGGGGTGATCCGTGGGGTGGAACCCGGGCCGCGTTCCGGGCCACCGCCGAGCTGCGGCGGGAGGACTTCGCGATGAACTACAACCAGGTCGTGGCCGTCGGGATCGCCGCGATCGGGACCACGCTGCGGGTCGAGCTCGACGTGCAGGCCGTGCGGGGAGATCTAGGCTGA
- a CDS encoding MarR family winged helix-turn-helix transcriptional regulator, producing the protein MGGQAQFEELARQLSAFGSVKRDLERVLPADCPGGSAMVLGLVGRYGEMRMTHLAELLAVDMSVSSRHVAHLVERGWIERAADPADKRSRILRLTPEGRLKLAELSRRSVAMLAERLGDWDERDVAELVRLLTRMRAEFGECRPGRQRQSEPLPVHPEYDVPRRGLPPPPPLTTTRTPTTTT; encoded by the coding sequence ATGGGCGGGCAGGCGCAGTTCGAGGAGTTGGCGCGTCAGCTCAGCGCTTTCGGGTCGGTCAAGCGGGACCTGGAGCGGGTGCTGCCGGCGGACTGTCCGGGTGGGTCGGCGATGGTGCTGGGGCTGGTCGGGCGGTACGGGGAGATGCGGATGACGCACCTCGCGGAACTGCTGGCCGTCGACATGTCCGTCAGCAGCCGGCACGTCGCGCACCTCGTGGAGCGCGGGTGGATCGAGCGGGCCGCCGACCCCGCCGACAAACGGTCCCGGATCCTGCGGCTCACGCCGGAGGGGCGGCTGAAGCTGGCCGAGCTGTCCCGGCGGAGCGTGGCGATGCTCGCGGAGCGGTTGGGCGACTGGGACGAGCGTGATGTCGCCGAGCTGGTCCGGCTGCTGACGCGGATGCGCGCGGAGTTCGGCGAGTGCAGGCCGGGACGGCAGCGGCAGTCCGAACCCCTACCCGTACATCCCGAGTACGACGTCCCCCGTCGCGGCCTTCCCCCGCCCCCACCCCTGACCACGACCCGTACACCCACGACGACCACGTAA
- a CDS encoding alpha/beta fold hydrolase, whose amino-acid sequence MRQLDDDLGHLAYDVTGDGPPLVLVHAGVADHRMWDGVTAALAERYTVVRYDLRGFGESEPPRGPFREADDLRRLLDHLGHGRVRLAGASWGARVALDFTLAHPSRVHALAMLAAPWPGFAWSEEMVAYDEAETTALDEGDVDGAVELNLDMWLRGPARTWDEVEAGLADQLRAPMRTLLAHQGIVGRYSQGPGEGDLAGLDVRTLVGVGKLDIADFQEIARRYAQRIPGAEFVEFPTAAHLIAMDAPAEVAGVLGEFFAG is encoded by the coding sequence ATGCGGCAACTCGACGACGACCTCGGACACCTCGCCTACGACGTGACCGGCGACGGCCCGCCCCTGGTGCTCGTGCACGCCGGTGTGGCCGATCACCGGATGTGGGACGGGGTCACAGCGGCGCTCGCCGAGCGGTACACGGTCGTCAGGTACGACCTACGCGGCTTCGGGGAGTCCGAACCCCCGAGGGGCCCGTTCAGGGAGGCGGACGACCTCAGGCGGCTCCTGGACCACCTCGGACACGGACGCGTACGGCTCGCCGGCGCGTCCTGGGGCGCCCGGGTGGCGTTGGACTTCACGCTCGCGCACCCGTCCCGCGTGCACGCCCTGGCGATGCTCGCGGCCCCCTGGCCGGGGTTCGCGTGGTCCGAGGAGATGGTCGCGTACGACGAGGCGGAGACGACGGCGCTGGACGAGGGCGACGTGGACGGCGCGGTCGAGCTGAACCTCGACATGTGGCTGCGCGGCCCCGCGCGGACGTGGGACGAGGTCGAGGCGGGCCTCGCCGATCAACTCCGCGCGCCGATGCGGACGTTGCTCGCGCACCAGGGAATCGTGGGCCGGTATTCGCAGGGCCCCGGCGAGGGGGACCTCGCGGGGCTGGACGTGCGGACGCTGGTCGGCGTCGGGAAGCTGGACATCGCCGACTTCCAGGAGATCGCCCGCAGGTACGCGCAGCGGATCCCCGGCGCGGAGTTCGTGGAGTTCCCGACGGCGGCGCACCTCATCGCGATGGACGCGCCCGCCGAAGTCGCCGGGGTACTGGGGGAGTTCTTCGCGGGTTAG
- a CDS encoding ATP-binding cassette domain-containing protein — protein MHVQLSALRQGYRARVILEDLNLTLTPGVTGLLGPNGAGKTTLMRTLATVLPPAGGTIELDGTAITSERTARQARRNIGYLPQKFGWDAGMKVQDFIEYGAWLREVPGKRRRDAVEKALTQVDLSERRDERMSRLSGGMRQRAGIAWAIVGDPGLVLLDEPTVGLDPRQRLQFRRILSELTDTTVLLSTHLIDDVAAACDRVIVLHSGSVLFDGSPAEMEALGRAGFPGATRIERAYMELLPEEERHL, from the coding sequence ATGCACGTTCAATTGTCCGCCTTGCGTCAGGGATATCGGGCGCGAGTCATCCTGGAAGATCTCAATCTGACGCTGACACCCGGAGTTACCGGTCTTCTCGGGCCGAACGGCGCGGGCAAGACGACTCTCATGCGGACTCTGGCCACGGTACTTCCCCCTGCCGGTGGCACCATCGAACTCGACGGCACCGCCATCACCAGCGAGCGAACCGCTCGACAGGCCCGGCGAAACATCGGCTATCTGCCACAGAAGTTCGGCTGGGACGCGGGGATGAAGGTCCAGGACTTCATCGAGTACGGCGCGTGGTTGAGAGAGGTACCGGGAAAACGTCGGCGCGACGCGGTGGAGAAAGCCCTGACTCAGGTGGATCTGTCGGAGCGTCGCGATGAGCGCATGTCCAGGCTCTCCGGCGGCATGCGTCAACGCGCGGGCATCGCCTGGGCCATCGTCGGAGACCCGGGACTGGTTCTCCTGGACGAGCCGACCGTGGGCCTCGATCCGCGCCAGCGCCTTCAGTTCCGCCGCATTCTGTCGGAACTCACCGACACCACCGTCCTCTTGAGTACCCATCTCATCGACGATGTGGCCGCCGCCTGCGACCGGGTGATCGTGCTGCACAGCGGCAGCGTCCTCTTCGACGGCAGCCCAGCCGAGATGGAGGCGTTGGGGCGGGCCGGCTTCCCCGGTGCGACTCGGATCGAACGCGCCTACATGGAACTCCTTCCCGAAGAGGAGCGCCATCTGTGA
- a CDS encoding helix-turn-helix domain-containing protein, with protein sequence MPTSPSSSAQAAREAVARRLHGLRKEAGLTVAELAARCGWHHAKSSRIENARTAPAPKDIRAWTDACGVPYQADDLISQSLQAESLYTEWRHQMRSGLKELQGSSAKLFRETRLFRVYSSTLVPGLLQTEGYAAAVLGIVARFRELPVDDSAEAARARVERSRVLHEPGRRAVFVIEESVLHHRISDADTMAAQLGYLMTAGALPQVSLGIIPFAGETRTMGAKETFHVFDDKLASVELVSAHVKITQPSETALYLKAFEHLRSMAVYGAEARTLILRAIEAL encoded by the coding sequence ATGCCCACCTCCCCGTCCTCTTCCGCACAGGCCGCCCGCGAAGCCGTCGCCCGAAGGCTGCACGGCCTACGCAAGGAGGCGGGGCTGACGGTCGCCGAACTGGCCGCTCGGTGCGGGTGGCACCACGCGAAGTCGTCCCGGATCGAGAACGCGCGTACGGCGCCCGCGCCCAAGGACATCCGCGCGTGGACGGACGCCTGTGGGGTGCCGTACCAGGCGGACGACCTGATCTCCCAGTCCCTCCAAGCCGAGTCGCTGTATACGGAGTGGCGCCACCAGATGCGCAGCGGCCTGAAGGAACTCCAGGGCAGCTCAGCCAAGTTGTTCCGCGAGACCCGCCTCTTCCGCGTCTACTCCTCGACCCTCGTCCCGGGCCTGCTCCAGACCGAGGGCTACGCGGCCGCCGTACTCGGCATTGTGGCCCGCTTCCGCGAACTCCCGGTGGACGACAGCGCGGAGGCCGCCCGAGCCCGTGTCGAGCGCTCCCGAGTGCTCCACGAACCGGGCCGGCGCGCCGTGTTCGTGATCGAGGAGTCCGTCCTCCATCACCGCATCAGCGACGCGGACACGATGGCCGCGCAACTCGGCTACCTGATGACGGCAGGAGCCCTGCCCCAGGTGTCACTCGGCATCATCCCCTTCGCAGGAGAAACGCGGACGATGGGAGCAAAGGAAACGTTTCACGTCTTTGACGACAAGCTCGCCTCCGTAGAGCTGGTCTCGGCGCACGTCAAAATCACCCAACCCTCCGAAACCGCCCTCTACCTAAAGGCGTTCGAGCACCTGAGAAGCATGGCCGTCTACGGCGCGGAAGCCCGCACCCTGATCCTCCGGGCGATCGAAGCGCTTTGA
- a CDS encoding GNAT family N-acetyltransferase translates to MKSARTEYLRPAAAEDVPALMALRTEAEAWLRGKDTDQWSDPETGERAITKWHKSIDEGRAWVVVDDQGQALATVSRGPVDRDFWTDDDRPETALYLYKLIVSRAASGRHLGVRVIDWVSRLAELEGRTWVRIDTWRTNTGLHAYYQRLGFKHVRTEAPSHRLSGWLAQRPAGEVSMPDDLLTVHPDYRWREGVAGRIGDTYP, encoded by the coding sequence ATGAAGTCAGCACGGACTGAGTACCTTCGGCCGGCGGCGGCGGAAGACGTTCCCGCCCTGATGGCTCTGCGCACAGAGGCGGAAGCGTGGTTGCGCGGCAAGGACACCGACCAGTGGAGCGACCCCGAGACGGGAGAGCGAGCGATCACCAAGTGGCACAAGAGCATTGACGAGGGACGCGCATGGGTCGTCGTCGACGACCAGGGGCAGGCGCTCGCGACCGTGAGTCGCGGTCCGGTCGACCGGGACTTCTGGACTGACGACGACCGCCCCGAAACGGCGCTCTACCTTTACAAGCTGATCGTTTCGCGCGCCGCTTCCGGACGGCATCTCGGGGTCCGGGTCATTGACTGGGTGTCCCGGCTAGCCGAACTGGAGGGGCGCACCTGGGTGCGCATAGATACGTGGCGCACCAACACCGGGCTGCACGCCTACTACCAGCGGTTGGGCTTCAAGCACGTCCGCACCGAAGCGCCGTCCCACAGGCTCTCGGGGTGGCTTGCCCAGCGTCCGGCCGGGGAGGTCTCCATGCCCGACGACCTCTTGACTGTGCACCCTGACTACAGGTGGCGCGAGGGTGTGGCCGGACGGATCGGAGACACCTACCCGTGA